The following are encoded together in the Cyanobacterium aponinum PCC 10605 genome:
- a CDS encoding HNH endonuclease domain-containing protein, with protein MNHNYHNLPLSNHLNILAFSQLFRSTTNSYKYLFFYSILDILSQRLFDDSESISFQELMIEMLANAWYPHTFFRLSFGKQDRIANKLDSLDLRVNTTVLKFNSSDKIALKEIISQNNLTAIITDFKKNVPFRLLRPFLLEKLRDFDVNYEVVKKTPEIASQYFSILKPLYRFNANTYQDSTAILLHPDWVEYFKQNFIIIKGWVTWEWLQYMQKNNQNVPNLVNKLFAPEKRNSLTNQANYWRFILEKQPIKCIYSGQILNKNSISIDHYLPWSFVAHDHLWNLIPTMNNINSSKSNNIPSSQYLAKFIQLQHQGLTISHQYLPRKDWLKYTENYLLDLKISHTEDLLNFELLTNIYKRHFQPLISIAKIYGFNDNWTYS; from the coding sequence ATGAATCACAATTATCACAATTTACCACTATCTAATCATCTAAATATATTAGCATTTTCTCAATTATTTCGGTCAACTACTAATTCTTATAAATACCTTTTTTTTTACTCTATTTTAGATATTTTATCCCAGAGATTATTTGATGATTCAGAGTCAATTAGTTTCCAAGAACTGATGATAGAAATGTTAGCTAATGCTTGGTATCCTCATACCTTTTTTCGTTTATCTTTTGGAAAACAAGATAGAATTGCTAACAAGTTAGACTCCCTTGATTTGAGGGTAAATACTACCGTTTTAAAATTTAATAGTAGTGATAAAATAGCCTTGAAAGAAATTATTAGTCAAAACAATTTAACTGCTATTATTACTGATTTTAAAAAGAATGTACCCTTTCGATTATTACGCCCTTTTTTGTTAGAAAAATTACGAGATTTTGATGTTAACTATGAAGTAGTCAAAAAAACCCCAGAAATAGCCAGTCAATATTTTTCTATTCTTAAACCTTTATATCGTTTTAATGCTAATACTTATCAAGATTCAACGGCGATTCTTTTACATCCTGATTGGGTAGAATATTTCAAACAAAATTTTATAATTATTAAGGGTTGGGTAACTTGGGAATGGTTACAATATATGCAGAAAAATAATCAAAATGTACCTAATTTAGTTAATAAATTATTTGCCCCTGAGAAGAGAAACTCTTTAACTAACCAAGCTAATTATTGGAGGTTTATACTAGAAAAACAACCTATTAAGTGTATTTATTCTGGGCAAATTTTGAACAAAAATAGTATTTCTATTGACCATTATTTACCCTGGTCATTTGTTGCTCATGATCATCTCTGGAATTTAATACCAACTATGAATAATATTAATAGTTCTAAATCAAATAATATACCATCTTCTCAATATTTGGCCAAATTTATTCAATTACAACATCAAGGCTTAACTATTTCTCATCAATATTTACCTCGAAAAGACTGGTTAAAATACACGGAAAATTATCTGCTAGATCTAAAAATTAGTCATACAGAAGATTTACTAAATTTTGAGTTATTAACTAATATTTATAAACGTCATTTTCAGCCTTTGATTTCTATTGCAAAGATATATGGCTTTAATGATAATTGGACTTATTCTTAA
- a CDS encoding phosphoadenosine phosphosulfate reductase family protein has translation MTEKKVRHVLGLSGGKDSTALAVLLHKEVPEMEYFFCDTHKELQETYDYLDRIQARLGIKIHYLSENRGFDHWLAIHDGLLPSVQMRWCTVKMKIKPFEEFVGDDEAISYIGIRADENREGYISTKPNIKPVFPFKERGLVKADILRLLEESGIGLPEYYKWRSRSGCFFCFFQRKYEWVMLAQNHPDLFAKAVEYESNHQDGRTYTWNQGETLLELLERKDEIIANHEKAIAREQKKAPNRPLAEALESVLDDDDSTLPCLVCNL, from the coding sequence ATGACTGAGAAAAAAGTCAGACACGTTTTAGGATTAAGCGGTGGCAAGGATTCTACCGCCTTAGCAGTTTTGCTACATAAAGAAGTACCTGAGATGGAGTATTTTTTTTGTGATACGCATAAGGAACTACAGGAAACCTACGATTATCTCGATCGCATTCAAGCCCGTTTAGGCATTAAAATACATTATCTTAGCGAAAATAGGGGTTTTGATCATTGGTTGGCGATTCATGATGGTTTATTGCCTTCTGTGCAGATGCGTTGGTGTACGGTTAAAATGAAGATTAAGCCTTTTGAGGAGTTTGTCGGTGATGATGAGGCTATCAGCTATATTGGCATTCGTGCCGATGAGAATAGGGAGGGTTATATCTCTACAAAACCGAATATTAAACCCGTTTTTCCCTTCAAAGAGAGAGGTTTAGTTAAAGCTGATATTCTCCGACTTTTAGAGGAAAGTGGTATTGGTTTACCTGAATATTATAAATGGCGTAGTCGCTCTGGTTGTTTTTTCTGTTTCTTTCAGCGTAAATACGAATGGGTGATGTTGGCACAAAATCATCCTGATTTGTTTGCAAAAGCCGTGGAATACGAGTCTAATCATCAAGATGGGCGTACCTATACATGGAATCAGGGAGAAACCTTACTAGAGTTATTAGAGCGTAAAGATGAAATTATAGCAAATCATGAAAAGGCGATCGCACGAGAGCAGAAAAAAGCACCGAATCGCCCTCTAGCAGAGGCTTTAGAGTCTGTGTTGGATGATGATGATTCAACTTTGCCTTGTTTAGTTTGTAATTTATAA
- the lpxD gene encoding UDP-3-O-(3-hydroxymyristoyl)glucosamine N-acyltransferase gives MKFSDLIHRLSPQYHSFDSHPHLNPELTNIAPIDQADVNSLSYIEGDKFANMIAITKASALILPLDSALQTQATEKGIAWLASPYPRLTFAQAIDIFYKPYKPSAQIHSTAVIADDVQLGENVSIGAHVVIEKGCKIGDDVCIFPNVVVYPDVTIGDRTLLHANCTIEERTHIGKDCVIHSGAVIGGEGFGFVPTQEGWYKMQQSGYVILEDGVEIGCNSTIDRPAVGVTKIGKNTKLDNLVHIGHNGDIGENCAFAAQVGLAGGVKIGNRVILAGQVGVANQVQIEDNAIASAQTGIHHNVKAGETVSGSPAVSNKLYLKVSAIYKKLPEIYKNVKELQKKFNQLDS, from the coding sequence ATGAAATTTAGTGATCTTATTCATCGATTATCCCCTCAATATCATAGTTTTGACTCTCATCCCCATCTTAATCCTGAGTTAACAAATATCGCTCCCATCGATCAAGCGGACGTAAATAGTCTCAGTTATATTGAGGGTGATAAGTTTGCGAATATGATAGCCATTACAAAGGCTTCTGCTCTTATTCTACCACTAGATTCTGCACTACAAACTCAAGCTACAGAAAAAGGAATTGCTTGGTTAGCTTCTCCTTATCCCCGTCTTACTTTTGCCCAAGCTATTGATATATTTTATAAACCTTATAAGCCTTCGGCTCAAATTCACTCTACGGCGGTAATTGCTGATGATGTGCAGTTAGGGGAAAATGTCTCTATTGGCGCCCATGTAGTCATCGAAAAGGGATGTAAAATTGGTGATGATGTATGTATCTTTCCTAATGTAGTTGTTTATCCTGATGTTACTATAGGCGATCGCACTTTACTTCATGCTAATTGTACCATCGAAGAGAGAACCCACATCGGGAAAGACTGTGTTATCCATAGTGGCGCGGTAATTGGTGGCGAAGGATTTGGTTTCGTGCCAACCCAAGAAGGTTGGTATAAAATGCAACAGTCAGGCTATGTCATTCTTGAAGATGGAGTGGAAATCGGTTGTAACAGTACTATTGATCGACCTGCGGTGGGTGTTACAAAAATTGGCAAGAATACAAAATTAGATAATCTTGTCCACATCGGACATAATGGGGATATAGGAGAAAATTGTGCTTTTGCCGCTCAAGTAGGTTTGGCAGGAGGCGTTAAAATTGGTAATCGGGTTATTTTAGCTGGTCAAGTTGGTGTTGCCAATCAGGTACAAATAGAAGATAATGCGATCGCATCTGCTCAAACGGGAATACATCATAATGTTAAAGCAGGAGAAACAGTTTCAGGCTCACCAGCCGTGAGTAATAAACTATATTTAAAAGTATCTGCTATTTACAAAAAACTACCTGAAATTTATAAAAACGTAAAAGAATTGCAGAAAAAATTTAATCAACTTGATAGTTAA
- a CDS encoding TerD family protein has product MTISLKKGERISLAKVAPSLVAGFIGLGWDVNVTDTGGDFDLDVSVFLLGDNDKLVSDKHFIFYNNLVSPDSDQSVKLLGDNRTGEGEGDDEGLIVDLRKVPVDVAKIVVTVTIYEADKRKQNFGQVSNAYIRLVDVQTKEEVLRYDLTEDFSVETAVIMAELYRKDGEWRLNAVGSGFQGGLQALLDRYN; this is encoded by the coding sequence ATGACTATTTCACTAAAAAAAGGCGAAAGAATTTCCTTAGCTAAAGTTGCCCCTAGCCTAGTTGCAGGATTTATCGGTTTGGGTTGGGATGTCAATGTTACAGATACTGGCGGTGATTTTGATTTAGATGTATCTGTTTTTCTATTAGGAGACAATGACAAATTAGTTTCCGATAAACACTTCATTTTTTACAATAACCTAGTTAGTCCCGATTCTGATCAATCTGTTAAACTTTTAGGAGATAACCGCACTGGTGAAGGAGAGGGAGACGATGAAGGTTTAATTGTCGATTTACGTAAAGTTCCCGTAGATGTAGCTAAAATAGTGGTAACGGTGACAATTTACGAAGCTGACAAGAGAAAACAAAATTTTGGTCAAGTTAGTAATGCTTATATCCGTCTAGTGGATGTACAAACGAAAGAAGAAGTTTTGCGCTACGATTTGACAGAAGACTTCTCCGTAGAAACTGCAGTAATTATGGCAGAATTGTACAGAAAAGACGGGGAATGGCGACTTAATGCAGTTGGTTCTGGTTTTCAAGGGGGATTACAAGCCCTTTTAGATAGATACAATTAA
- a CDS encoding DNA phosphorothioation system restriction enzyme codes for MKTEQNTYQRELINWQKLIQIFSAKQRHKVAEKRNKYSVYPLNKYPQYPSELILRDYQNQAVINWMKNQGRGTLKMATGSGKTITALAIATELYQYINLEVLLVICPYRHLVLQWEKEAKKFNLSPLLAFQSVYNWQSDLSQQLYQIHQKKQNFLTIITTNSTFISERFQSQLPFFPQKTLIVGDEAHNLGSPRFVSCLPKNISLRLALSATPERHFDNDGTDLLIDYFGAVLQPEFTLAKALKKQALVKYNYYPILVELNQYEALKYAKLTKRIGWILSENNNLEDNPQLKSLLLQRSRLVATAENKLVALKELMQNHQNMKATLFYCGDGSMNNNEKQLAAVTRILGKELNYRVNTYTAETPIEERETIKQQLITGELQGIVAIRCLDEGIDIPMINNAVILASSSNPRQFIQRRGRILRPYKGKKEANLFDMIVIPPILERDIWQVEKSLMKKELGRLIEFAKLAKNADEAHKVLNLIQEKF; via the coding sequence ATGAAAACCGAGCAAAATACTTATCAACGGGAATTAATTAATTGGCAAAAATTAATTCAGATATTTTCAGCAAAACAGAGACATAAAGTAGCTGAAAAAAGAAATAAATATAGCGTTTATCCCCTTAATAAATATCCTCAATACCCTTCAGAATTAATTTTAAGAGATTATCAAAATCAAGCAGTTATTAACTGGATGAAAAATCAAGGGAGAGGCACATTAAAAATGGCAACAGGTAGTGGAAAAACAATCACTGCTTTAGCCATTGCGACTGAATTATATCAATATATAAACTTAGAAGTTTTACTGGTGATTTGTCCTTATCGTCACCTAGTTTTACAGTGGGAAAAAGAAGCAAAAAAATTTAATTTATCTCCCCTATTGGCTTTTCAAAGCGTTTATAATTGGCAAAGTGATTTATCACAACAACTCTATCAAATTCACCAAAAAAAACAAAATTTCTTGACTATAATTACAACTAATTCAACCTTTATTAGTGAAAGATTTCAATCTCAATTACCTTTTTTTCCTCAAAAAACTCTTATAGTTGGTGATGAAGCCCATAATTTAGGTTCGCCTCGATTTGTTTCTTGTTTGCCTAAAAACATCAGTTTAAGACTTGCTCTATCTGCAACTCCAGAAAGACATTTTGATAACGATGGTACTGATTTATTAATTGATTATTTTGGAGCAGTTTTACAGCCTGAATTTACTTTAGCAAAAGCATTAAAAAAACAAGCATTAGTTAAATATAATTATTATCCTATTTTAGTAGAATTAAATCAGTATGAAGCGTTAAAATATGCTAAATTAACAAAAAGAATTGGTTGGATATTATCAGAGAATAATAATTTGGAAGATAACCCCCAATTAAAATCATTATTATTACAGAGATCTCGCTTAGTTGCTACTGCTGAAAATAAATTAGTTGCCCTCAAAGAATTAATGCAAAATCATCAAAATATGAAAGCAACTTTGTTTTATTGCGGAGATGGCAGTATGAATAATAATGAAAAACAATTAGCCGCAGTGACACGTATTTTGGGAAAAGAATTAAATTATCGAGTTAATACCTATACTGCAGAAACACCTATAGAGGAAAGAGAAACGATTAAACAACAACTGATTACAGGGGAATTGCAGGGAATTGTTGCGATTCGTTGTCTTGATGAGGGAATAGATATACCGATGATAAATAATGCAGTGATTTTAGCTAGTAGTAGTAATCCTCGACAATTCATTCAAAGAAGGGGAAGAATTTTACGTCCTTATAAGGGAAAAAAAGAGGCTAATTTATTTGACATGATTGTAATTCCCCCTATTTTAGAAAGAGATATTTGGCAAGTGGAAAAAAGTTTGATGAAAAAAGAATTAGGACGATTAATTGAGTTTGCGAAATTAGCAAAAAATGCCGATGAAGCTCATAAGGTTTTGAATCTTATTCAAGAAAAATTTTAG
- a CDS encoding putative toxin-antitoxin system toxin component, PIN family, translated as MNKLRIILDTNILISGLLLSSSRVGEVFDIVTQNHILLISENTFTEFYLTITKRKFDKYLSFEKRIQFLGQLKAKALLINVIEIIDICRDSKDNKFLELAVSGKADFIVTGDNDLLVLNPFRDIEIITVSDFLNRFT; from the coding sequence ATGAATAAGCTGAGAATTATTTTAGATACCAATATTTTAATCAGTGGTTTATTACTATCATCTTCAAGAGTAGGTGAGGTTTTTGATATTGTGACACAAAATCACATCTTGCTAATATCTGAAAACACCTTTACTGAATTTTATCTAACAATTACTAAGCGAAAATTTGATAAATATTTATCTTTTGAAAAAAGAATACAATTTTTAGGGCAACTAAAAGCTAAGGCATTATTAATTAATGTTATCGAAATAATTGATATTTGTCGGGATTCTAAAGATAATAAGTTTTTAGAATTAGCCGTCAGTGGTAAAGCTGATTTTATTGTTACTGGTGATAATGATTTATTAGTATTAAATCCCTTTAGAGATATTGAAATTATTACAGTTAGTGACTTTTTAAATAGATTTACTTAA
- a CDS encoding type II toxin-antitoxin system VapB family antitoxin produces the protein MKKQKLINEAMKITGLKTEAEVIELSLKTLINLKKQEEIKHFKGKLKWEGNLEEMRLD, from the coding sequence ATGAAAAAACAGAAGCTAATTAATGAAGCGATGAAAATTACTGGCTTAAAAACCGAAGCAGAAGTAATTGAATTAAGTTTAAAAACCTTGATTAATTTAAAGAAACAAGAAGAAATTAAACACTTCAAAGGGAAATTAAAATGGGAAGGAAATCTTGAAGAAATGAGGTTAGATTAA
- a CDS encoding DUF4007 family protein, translated as MQTNLELNLLEKAVTPTFARHETFHPRWGWLKKGFDMASIDGKIFNGEDAPVKLGVGKNMVRSLRYWCYTFKIIDEDNTPSAFGNNLLGVNGWDRYLENPASLWLLHWSLLKPTCNAGAWYYVFNLFNQNEFTKEDLLKGLMDYLQGLNKTVAESSLVKDINCILRMYVESDNNNSNFVEDSIDCPFTELGLIYQPKNSNYYRFRFGSKANLPSAIIVATCLEYASWVSQNQSTITISRLLYDKGSPGTVFKLSEEAIYSAIEAVCRQESSLFLADTAGLVQLSFEENPLDLAYQILNNYYGRI; from the coding sequence ATGCAGACTAATTTGGAGTTGAATCTTTTAGAAAAAGCTGTAACTCCTACTTTTGCCCGTCATGAGACTTTTCATCCCCGTTGGGGTTGGTTAAAGAAGGGTTTTGATATGGCTTCGATTGACGGTAAAATTTTTAATGGGGAAGATGCACCAGTTAAATTGGGAGTGGGGAAAAATATGGTGCGATCGCTCCGTTATTGGTGTTATACTTTTAAGATTATTGATGAGGATAATACCCCCTCGGCTTTTGGTAATAATCTTTTAGGGGTGAATGGTTGGGATAGGTATTTAGAAAATCCAGCTTCTTTATGGTTATTACACTGGAGTTTGCTTAAACCAACTTGTAATGCTGGTGCGTGGTATTATGTCTTTAATCTTTTCAATCAAAATGAGTTCACAAAAGAAGATTTACTCAAAGGTTTGATGGATTATCTGCAGGGATTGAATAAAACTGTCGCTGAATCCTCCCTCGTTAAAGATATTAATTGTATTTTGAGAATGTATGTAGAATCAGACAATAACAATAGTAATTTTGTGGAAGATTCGATCGACTGTCCCTTTACTGAGTTAGGATTAATTTATCAGCCAAAAAATAGCAATTATTACCGTTTCCGCTTTGGTAGTAAGGCGAATTTACCATCAGCGATAATCGTAGCCACTTGTTTAGAATACGCTAGTTGGGTGAGTCAAAATCAATCCACTATTACCATCTCTCGTTTACTTTATGACAAAGGAAGCCCCGGCACTGTATTCAAACTATCAGAAGAAGCTATTTATTCGGCGATTGAAGCAGTATGCCGTCAAGAATCATCTTTATTTTTAGCGGATACGGCAGGTTTAGTGCAACTCTCCTTTGAGGAAAATCCCCTTGATTTAGCCTATCAAATTCTTAATAATTATTATGGTAGGATTTAA
- a CDS encoding DedA family protein, translating into MEFLSLEQIKELAHLYGYWAVFAGIAIENTGIPIPGETITIVGGFLAGSGELNYWLVLLTAIAGAVTGDNCGYWIGRIGGWQFLLKLARFFRLPETEVEKAKSKFVDNAAKAVFFGRFITLLRIFAGPIAGIVEMPYPKFLFYNFMGATVWGAIIVTLAYFVGRIVPLAQLVSYLAQFGIVALLAVIAWVVIPLWFKSYNAQKRVKGLGD; encoded by the coding sequence ATGGAATTTTTATCCTTAGAACAAATTAAAGAATTAGCCCACCTTTATGGTTATTGGGCTGTGTTTGCAGGAATTGCGATCGAAAATACTGGTATTCCTATCCCGGGTGAAACTATTACCATTGTGGGCGGTTTTTTAGCGGGTAGTGGAGAGTTAAATTATTGGTTGGTATTATTAACTGCGATCGCAGGTGCGGTTACGGGGGATAATTGTGGTTATTGGATTGGTAGAATAGGAGGATGGCAGTTTTTACTGAAACTAGCTCGTTTTTTCCGTTTGCCAGAAACAGAGGTAGAAAAGGCGAAAAGTAAATTTGTCGATAATGCCGCAAAAGCAGTCTTTTTTGGACGTTTTATCACTCTTCTCAGGATTTTTGCCGGACCTATTGCTGGTATTGTAGAAATGCCTTATCCTAAGTTCCTATTTTACAACTTTATGGGAGCAACAGTTTGGGGGGCAATTATCGTTACTCTAGCTTATTTTGTGGGTAGAATTGTTCCCCTTGCCCAATTAGTTAGCTATTTAGCACAGTTTGGCATTGTGGCTTTATTAGCTGTAATTGCCTGGGTAGTTATTCCTTTATGGTTTAAGTCTTATAATGCACAAAAAAGAGTCAAAGGATTAGGGGATTAA